The proteins below come from a single Lodderomyces elongisporus chromosome 3, complete sequence genomic window:
- the CDC28 gene encoding Cyclin-dependent kinase catalytic subunit: MVELSDYQRQEKVGEGTYGVVYKALDTKHNNRVVALKKIRLESEDEGVPSTAIREISLLKEMENDNIVRLYDIIHSDSHKLYLVFEFLDLDLKKYMESIPQQSQTGLEPEMVKRFMCQLIRGIKHCHSKRVLHRDLKPQNLLIDKEGNLKLADFGLARAFGVPLRAYTHEVVTLWYRAPEILLGGKQYSTGVDIWSIGCIFAEMCNRKPLFPGDSEIDEIFRIFRILGTPNEETWPDVAYLPDFKPGFPKWKKKDLAEFVPTLDSRGVDLLEQMLVYDPSKRISAKRALVHPYFTESDDTDVNNTVLRSNILNVNNNGNSSGSGNNSGNGSGNGGTSNGDGNFSVNMG, from the coding sequence ATGGTTGAACTATCAGATTATCAAAGACAAGAGAAAGTGGGTGAGGGGACTTATGGTGTGGTGTATAAGGCACTTGACACCAAACATAACAACAGAGTTGTTGCGTTGAAAAAGATCAGGCTCGAGTCTGAAGACGAAGGTGTCCCCTCAACAGCGATCCGCGAGATCTCTCTACTcaaggaaatggaaaatgacAACATTGTCCGTCTTTACGATATCATCCATAGCGACTCGCATAAACTCTACCTTGTGTTTGAATTCTTGGACTTGGACTTGAAGAAATACATGGAATCCATCCCACAACAGCTGCAGACCGGGTTAGAGCCCGAGATGGTCAAGAGATTTATGTGCCAATTGATTAGAGGTATCAAGCACTGTCATAGTAAACGAGTCTTGCATCGTGACTTGAAGCCACAGAATTTGCTTATTGATAAAGAAGGTAATTTGAAACTAGCCGACTTTGGCTTGGCACGAGCATTTGGAGTACCGTTGAGAGCATATACTCACGAAGTTGTTACCTTGTGGTACCGAGCACCCGAGATTCTTCTTGGTGGGAAACAATACTCTACAGGTGTCGATATATGGTCGATTGGATGTATATTTGCTGAAATGTGTAATCGAAAACCTTTATTTCCAGGTGACTCGGAAATCGATGAGATTTTTAGAATCTTTAGAATCTTGGGAACACCAAACGAAGAGACATGGCCAGATGTTGCATACTTGCCTGATTTCAAACCAGGGTTCCccaaatggaaaaagaaggatttGGCTGAGTTTGTGCCCACTTTAGACTCCCGCGGTGTGGACTTGTTGGAACAAATGCTTGTATATGATCCAAGTAAACGAATTAGTGCAAAGAGAGCATTGGTGCATCCATATTTTACAGAGTCAGATGATACCGATGTGAATAATACGGTATTGAGAAGTAACATTCTCAATGTTAACAATAATGGCAACAGCAGTGGCAGTGGTAATAACAGTGGCAATGGCagtggtaatggtggtaCGAGTAATGGAGATGGCAATTTTTCAGTCAACATGGGATag